The proteins below come from a single Streptomyces sp. MRC013 genomic window:
- a CDS encoding MFS transporter — protein MPHAERDAAAGPGRPDEPDDAPTGGRSPWILVAIAGALSFTALLDMNIVNMALATIATDLDVSPSMAQWAVLGYQLAVVSLLLPAGRWLDGGRGTGGVGLRPALLLAVSGFAVCGMLAALAPWMAWLAVARIAQGTFGALLFVLMPVLVVRAVPASLRGRAMSVPATLGPLGAVTGPAVGGVLLDAFGWRAVLLVKLPVCLAALLVVARVLPRRGGLVAPGRQPLTDAALVGGAVAALLLGLTLAPGAPAWLLLGLAAVPPLVWWTRRPATRPVLDVVRASGVAGVYGAVFSLAAGFAAMHYVVALRLQSGSGLSATATGLTVLAFPLAMGVMGPLGGRLADRCGPRPTAIAGACVTAFGLTLLALHGDHWTQADITWRLALAGAGMGLYGGPTQTLVMTAAPPRALGVAGSLVQLSRSLGFAVGPALAGAAWGLAGRADGARYGLVISAVAAWLCVLLLATRRRTPSGKPAPAPEPAAR, from the coding sequence ATGCCGCACGCCGAACGGGACGCCGCAGCGGGCCCGGGGAGACCGGACGAGCCGGACGACGCGCCGACGGGTGGGCGCAGTCCGTGGATCCTGGTCGCCATAGCCGGCGCCCTGTCGTTCACGGCGCTGCTCGACATGAACATCGTCAACATGGCGCTGGCCACCATAGCCACCGACCTGGACGTCTCCCCGTCGATGGCGCAGTGGGCGGTCCTCGGCTACCAGCTCGCCGTCGTGTCCCTGCTGCTGCCCGCCGGCCGCTGGCTGGACGGCGGGCGCGGCACGGGCGGCGTGGGGCTGCGCCCGGCGCTGCTGCTGGCGGTGTCCGGCTTCGCGGTGTGCGGGATGCTCGCCGCGCTCGCCCCCTGGATGGCCTGGCTGGCCGTCGCCCGGATCGCCCAGGGCACCTTCGGCGCCCTCCTGTTCGTCCTCATGCCCGTCCTGGTGGTGCGCGCCGTGCCGGCGTCGCTGCGCGGGCGGGCGATGAGCGTACCCGCGACGCTCGGCCCCCTGGGCGCCGTCACCGGGCCCGCCGTCGGAGGCGTCCTGCTGGACGCGTTCGGCTGGCGGGCGGTCCTGCTCGTCAAGCTCCCCGTCTGCCTGGCCGCCCTGCTCGTCGTGGCCCGCGTCCTGCCGCGGCGCGGCGGCCTGGTCGCCCCCGGCCGGCAGCCCCTGACGGACGCGGCGCTCGTCGGCGGCGCCGTCGCCGCGCTGCTCCTCGGCCTCACCCTGGCACCCGGGGCACCCGCCTGGCTGCTGCTGGGCCTCGCCGCCGTACCGCCCCTCGTGTGGTGGACGCGCCGGCCCGCCACCCGCCCGGTCCTCGACGTGGTCCGCGCGTCGGGGGTGGCCGGCGTGTACGGGGCGGTGTTCTCGCTGGCCGCCGGCTTCGCCGCCATGCACTACGTGGTCGCCCTGCGGCTGCAGAGCGGCAGCGGCCTCTCCGCGACCGCCACCGGACTCACCGTCCTCGCGTTCCCGCTGGCCATGGGTGTGATGGGACCGCTCGGCGGGCGGCTCGCCGACCGGTGCGGGCCGCGCCCCACCGCCATCGCCGGTGCCTGTGTGACCGCGTTCGGCCTCACCCTGCTCGCCCTGCACGGCGACCACTGGACGCAGGCCGACATCACCTGGCGGCTCGCCCTCGCCGGCGCCGGCATGGGTCTGTACGGCGGGCCGACGCAGACGCTCGTGATGACCGCCGCGCCGCCCCGGGCGCTGGGGGTCGCCGGGTCGCTGGTGCAGCTCTCCCGGAGCCTCGGCTTCGCCGTCGGGCCCGCGCTGGCCGGCGCCGCGTGGGGGCTGGCGGGCCGGGCGGACGGCGCCCGGTACGGGCTGGTGATCTCCGCGGTCGCGGCGTGGCTGTGCGTACTGCTCCTCGCCACCAGGCGCCGCACCCCGTCCGGGAAGCCGGCCCCGGCACCGGAGCCTGCGGCACGCTGA
- a CDS encoding isocyanide synthase family protein produces the protein MPPGFPRELCDHTRRREPGARITLRSDGHVPGGPVGVPDRTVRARGTEPDAPPGAIGADAVNTYGLDGALPGLPYGERRTALPGRCAAPVGGVRARTPADPAARSVSGGVHRFPPADRTAPGAGRGRDGVREEAGLPAHRVIRRGARSGPAVTDDHALLHGRTAFTRGPPRHPRRVRVP, from the coding sequence GTGCCGCCGGGGTTCCCCCGGGAGCTGTGCGACCACACCCGCCGCCGCGAGCCGGGTGCGCGCATCACCCTCCGCTCCGACGGACACGTCCCCGGCGGCCCCGTCGGCGTCCCGGACCGGACCGTCCGCGCCCGCGGCACCGAACCGGACGCGCCGCCGGGGGCGATCGGGGCGGACGCGGTCAACACGTACGGGCTGGACGGCGCGTTGCCCGGCCTGCCCTACGGCGAGCGGCGAACCGCGCTCCCCGGCCGGTGCGCCGCCCCGGTCGGGGGCGTGCGCGCCCGCACCCCCGCGGACCCGGCCGCACGGAGCGTCTCCGGCGGCGTCCACCGGTTCCCGCCCGCGGACCGGACGGCCCCGGGCGCCGGCCGCGGCCGCGACGGCGTCCGCGAGGAGGCCGGGCTCCCGGCCCACCGGGTGATCCGGCGCGGCGCGCGGAGCGGCCCCGCCGTCACCGACGACCACGCCCTGCTGCACGGCCGCACCGCGTTCACCCGCGGCCCGCCGCGCCACCCGCGGCGCGTGCGCGTGCCGTGA
- a CDS encoding HAD-IA family hydrolase → MDTVLFDLDGTLVDTLDDIVRTVNAALRAHGLPVLSPAEVGDRVGEGGTALVEASVGKRGRPVDPGVVARVQEAYLTGYAASPAEGSRPYPGAEALLERLRAAGVRTALCTNKAGGVTGALLRALRLDGCFDAVVTGDGPAGRKPSPGPLRHALALAGGTAGLMVGDSRHDLAAARAAGMPAAWVSFGYGRPGPAQFPDVEVARLDALETTARAARIRFRGIR, encoded by the coding sequence GTGGACACAGTCCTCTTCGATCTCGACGGCACCCTGGTCGACACCCTGGACGACATCGTCCGCACGGTGAACGCGGCGCTGCGCGCCCACGGCCTGCCGGTCCTCTCCCCCGCGGAGGTCGGGGACCGGGTGGGCGAGGGCGGTACGGCGCTGGTCGAGGCGTCCGTGGGGAAGCGCGGGCGCCCCGTGGACCCCGGTGTCGTGGCCCGCGTGCAGGAGGCGTACCTGACCGGTTACGCCGCCTCGCCCGCCGAGGGGTCCCGGCCGTACCCGGGCGCCGAGGCGCTGCTGGAGCGGTTGCGCGCGGCGGGCGTCCGCACGGCGCTGTGCACCAACAAGGCCGGCGGCGTCACCGGCGCGCTGCTCCGGGCCCTGCGCCTCGACGGCTGCTTCGACGCGGTCGTCACCGGGGACGGCCCGGCCGGGCGCAAGCCGTCGCCCGGACCCCTGCGCCACGCGCTGGCCCTGGCGGGCGGCACGGCCGGGCTCATGGTCGGCGACAGCCGCCACGACCTCGCCGCCGCCCGCGCCGCCGGCATGCCCGCGGCGTGGGTGAGTTTCGGGTACGGCCGTCCGGGACCCGCCCAGTTCCCCGACGTGGAGGTGGCCCGCCTCGACGCGCTGGAGACCACCGCACGCGCCGCGCGCATCCGGTTCCGCGGGATCCGATGA
- a CDS encoding ABC transporter ATP-binding protein — translation MNVALEELSVAYAGRAVVSGVHLIAADGEIAGLVGPNGSGKSSVLRTVYRHLRPAAGRVLVGGVDVRDLTPSRAARCVAALPQERAVDFELTVGDIVVMGRTPYKGPFSGEDATDRAVVARALERVGMGAAHDRSFSALSGGERQRVLLARALAQDPDVLVLDEPTNHLDVLHQVELLALLREQRRTTLVSLHDLNAAASVCDRLHVLHRGRVVASGTPREVLTPKLLAEVFGVRAAVLEHPLTGGPLIAFDHHSPAAVPGLPAEAAP, via the coding sequence GTGAACGTCGCCCTGGAGGAGCTGAGCGTCGCCTACGCGGGCCGGGCCGTCGTGTCGGGCGTCCACCTGATCGCCGCGGACGGCGAGATCGCGGGGCTCGTCGGGCCGAACGGCAGCGGCAAGTCGAGCGTGCTGCGCACCGTGTACCGGCACCTGCGCCCGGCGGCCGGCCGGGTCCTAGTAGGCGGTGTCGACGTGCGGGACCTGACGCCCTCCCGGGCGGCGCGGTGCGTGGCGGCGCTGCCGCAGGAGCGGGCCGTCGACTTCGAGCTGACCGTCGGCGACATCGTCGTGATGGGGCGCACGCCGTACAAGGGGCCGTTCTCCGGTGAGGACGCGACCGACCGGGCCGTGGTGGCGCGGGCGCTGGAGCGGGTCGGGATGGGCGCGGCGCACGACCGGTCGTTCTCGGCGCTGTCCGGGGGCGAGCGGCAGCGGGTGCTGCTGGCGCGGGCGCTGGCGCAGGACCCGGACGTGCTGGTGCTGGACGAGCCGACGAACCACCTGGACGTCCTGCACCAGGTGGAGCTGCTGGCGCTGTTGCGGGAGCAGCGGCGTACGACGCTGGTGTCGCTGCACGACCTGAACGCGGCGGCGTCGGTGTGCGACCGGTTGCACGTGCTGCACCGGGGGCGGGTGGTGGCGTCGGGAACTCCGCGGGAGGTGCTGACGCCGAAGCTGCTGGCGGAGGTGTTCGGGGTGCGGGCGGCGGTGCTGGAGCACCCGCTGACGGGCGGTCCGCTGATCGCCTTCGACCACCACTCCCCCGCGGCGGTTCCCGGCCTCCCCGCGGAGGCGGCTCCGTGA
- a CDS encoding iron ABC transporter permease, with translation MRAGLLAAVLGAALLVALTFAVARGSTDVPAREVWSVVLWRLSGEEPRPGTSDLIVWQLRLPRALLAAFVGAGLGLVGTAVQALVRNPLADPYLLGISSGASLGAVGALVLGLGAGGVFGAGLGMTGAAFAGALATFALVWLIARRGGGFSPLRLVLAGVGIGQFLSGFTSYLVLQAGDEQQTQGVLFWLMGSLGGATWETLSGPAAAVPAVLLALMARARALNTMMMGDETAAGLGVDPVRLRRELFATTSFLTAVLVSVSGAIAFVGLMVPHACRLLVGSDHRRLLPVSALFGAVLLVVVDLVCRTALDAQELPVSVVTSLIGAPALLYLLDRRLGGGA, from the coding sequence GTGCGGGCGGGCCTCCTCGCCGCCGTGCTGGGCGCGGCGCTGCTCGTCGCGCTCACCTTCGCCGTGGCGCGGGGGTCGACGGACGTGCCCGCGCGCGAGGTGTGGTCGGTGGTGCTGTGGCGGCTGTCCGGGGAGGAGCCCCGGCCGGGCACGTCGGACCTGATCGTCTGGCAGCTGCGCCTCCCGCGCGCCCTGCTGGCCGCCTTCGTCGGCGCGGGGCTCGGCCTCGTCGGCACGGCGGTGCAGGCGCTCGTGCGCAACCCGCTCGCCGACCCGTACCTGCTCGGCATCTCCTCCGGCGCCTCGCTCGGCGCGGTGGGCGCGCTGGTGCTCGGGCTGGGCGCGGGCGGGGTGTTCGGGGCCGGGCTCGGCATGACGGGCGCCGCTTTCGCCGGGGCGTTGGCCACGTTCGCGCTGGTGTGGCTGATCGCGCGGCGCGGGGGCGGTTTCTCGCCGCTGCGGCTGGTGCTGGCGGGGGTGGGCATCGGGCAGTTCCTGAGCGGGTTCACCAGTTACCTCGTCCTGCAGGCCGGGGACGAGCAGCAGACGCAGGGCGTGCTGTTCTGGCTGATGGGCAGCCTCGGCGGGGCCACCTGGGAGACCCTCTCCGGGCCGGCCGCGGCCGTGCCGGCGGTGCTGCTGGCGCTCATGGCGCGGGCCCGGGCGCTGAACACGATGATGATGGGCGACGAGACGGCGGCGGGGCTCGGCGTGGACCCGGTGCGGCTGCGGCGCGAACTGTTCGCCACGACCAGCTTCCTGACCGCGGTGCTCGTGTCCGTGTCCGGGGCGATCGCCTTCGTCGGCCTGATGGTCCCGCACGCCTGCCGGCTCCTCGTCGGCTCGGACCACCGGCGGCTCCTGCCGGTGTCGGCGCTGTTCGGGGCGGTGCTGCTCGTCGTGGTGGACCTGGTGTGCCGTACGGCGCTGGACGCGCAGGAGCTGCCGGTCAGCGTCGTCACCTCCCTGATCGGCGCGCCCGCGCTGCTGTACCTGCTCGACCGGCGGCTCGGAGGAGGCGCGTGA
- a CDS encoding ABC transporter substrate-binding protein: MVGQSRVWCGVAAALAFAAVGCGAGGGSAPSAGPTGGKRAGAGFPVEVTDCEGRRTTVASAPRAIVTSNASALELLLRLGAGDRVVGTGFPPGEGALPGKLGEQARRVPVLSRTVIPKEKLLGSGADLYVDTFATANRGGHAMGDKPTGEEFRAAGITHVYLKSTACAAAAKGPATDLTAVTGDIRDLGAVTGTADRAAELAAEVDRRVGAVRKAVGPVPEEDRPTYFLFDYDAGTSQPVAVCNRQVANAVITLAGARNVFADCDDTFKQVGWEEVVSADPDWIQLAVRNRGSAAATEKAFDEARAWLEGNAATRGLKAVKEDRYVRLGSEATTIAGVRNADAVERIAATLYPSRVKAGR, from the coding sequence ATGGTGGGGCAATCTCGCGTGTGGTGTGGTGTCGCGGCCGCTCTGGCGTTCGCCGCGGTCGGGTGCGGGGCGGGCGGCGGTTCCGCCCCGTCCGCCGGGCCGACCGGCGGCAAACGGGCCGGCGCGGGCTTCCCCGTGGAGGTGACGGACTGCGAGGGCCGCCGTACGACGGTCGCCTCGGCACCCCGCGCGATCGTCACCAGCAACGCCTCGGCCCTGGAGCTGCTGCTGCGGCTCGGCGCGGGCGACAGGGTCGTCGGCACGGGCTTCCCGCCCGGGGAGGGCGCCCTCCCCGGGAAGCTGGGCGAGCAGGCGCGGAGGGTCCCGGTGCTGAGCCGGACCGTCATCCCGAAGGAGAAGCTGCTCGGCTCCGGCGCCGACCTGTACGTCGACACGTTCGCGACGGCGAACCGCGGCGGGCACGCCATGGGCGACAAGCCGACCGGTGAGGAGTTCCGGGCGGCCGGCATCACCCACGTGTACCTGAAGTCGACGGCGTGCGCCGCCGCGGCGAAGGGACCCGCGACCGACCTCACCGCGGTCACCGGGGACATCAGGGACCTCGGTGCCGTGACGGGCACGGCCGACAGGGCGGCGGAGCTCGCCGCGGAGGTGGACCGGAGGGTCGGGGCCGTCCGGAAGGCCGTCGGCCCGGTGCCGGAGGAGGACCGGCCCACGTACTTCCTCTTCGACTACGACGCCGGTACCAGCCAGCCCGTCGCGGTCTGCAACCGGCAGGTCGCGAACGCGGTGATCACACTGGCCGGTGCCCGGAACGTCTTCGCCGACTGCGACGACACGTTCAAGCAGGTCGGGTGGGAGGAGGTGGTCTCCGCCGATCCGGACTGGATCCAGCTGGCCGTCCGCAACCGGGGCAGCGCCGCCGCCACCGAGAAGGCGTTCGACGAGGCCCGCGCCTGGCTGGAGGGCAACGCGGCGACGCGCGGTCTCAAGGCCGTCAAGGAGGACCGGTACGTGCGGCTCGGTTCCGAGGCGACGACCATCGCCGGAGTGCGCAACGCCGACGCCGTGGAGAGGATCGCGGCGACGCTGTACCCGAGCAGGGTGAAGGCCGGCCGGTAG
- a CDS encoding ADP-ribosylglycohydrolase family protein, whose product MSTTAAAVWGRAEQQDYRARVRGCLLGGAVGDALGAGAARLSVEAVRAAHGADGLTEPVPVYGRRGAVTYATQLSLFTVDGLIRAQVRRDTGAWHPPTDLHRAYLRWAATQRDWGPDERRKDNGWLAAQEWLYARRDPARACLTGLADEVLGTPAEPKNPGARDAGALVRSAPFGLLVGWEPHLVCQLAVECAAQTHGHPVAYLAAGAYAVAVHGVARGRDIESAVRDATAQLASRPGHEPVTGALERAAAAVREGAPSPDRIASLGETDGESAEDALAIAVYCALVGEDVRHGLRLAVNHDGPSEVTGALTGALLGVLHGETALPPAWVAELEGRSTLLELADDFAMEMTQGPALHGPSKASPGWLARYPRG is encoded by the coding sequence GTGAGTACCACAGCGGCAGCCGTCTGGGGCCGGGCCGAACAGCAGGACTACCGCGCCCGCGTACGGGGCTGCCTGCTCGGCGGGGCCGTCGGCGACGCCCTCGGCGCCGGCGCGGCCCGCCTGTCCGTCGAGGCCGTCCGCGCCGCCCACGGCGCCGACGGGCTCACCGAACCGGTGCCGGTCTACGGGCGGCGCGGCGCGGTCACGTACGCGACGCAGCTCAGCCTGTTCACCGTGGACGGGTTGATCCGCGCCCAGGTGCGCCGTGACACGGGCGCCTGGCACCCGCCCACCGACCTGCACCGCGCGTACCTGCGCTGGGCGGCGACCCAGCGGGACTGGGGGCCCGACGAGCGGCGCAAGGACAACGGCTGGCTCGCGGCCCAGGAGTGGCTGTACGCCCGCCGGGACCCGGCCCGTGCCTGTCTGACGGGCCTCGCCGACGAGGTCCTCGGCACGCCGGCCGAGCCGAAGAACCCCGGCGCGCGGGACGCGGGCGCGCTCGTCCGGTCCGCGCCGTTCGGACTGCTGGTCGGATGGGAGCCGCACCTGGTGTGCCAGCTCGCCGTGGAGTGCGCCGCGCAGACGCACGGCCACCCCGTCGCGTACCTGGCGGCCGGCGCGTACGCGGTGGCGGTCCACGGGGTGGCGCGCGGCCGGGACATCGAGTCGGCGGTGCGGGACGCGACGGCGCAGCTGGCGTCCAGGCCGGGCCACGAACCGGTCACCGGCGCCCTGGAGCGGGCCGCGGCCGCCGTGCGCGAGGGGGCGCCGTCCCCGGACCGGATCGCGTCGCTGGGCGAGACGGACGGGGAGTCGGCGGAGGACGCCCTGGCGATCGCCGTGTACTGCGCGCTCGTCGGCGAGGACGTGCGGCACGGGCTGCGGCTGGCCGTGAACCACGACGGCCCGTCGGAGGTGACGGGCGCGCTGACGGGCGCCCTGCTGGGGGTCCTGCACGGCGAGACCGCCCTGCCGCCGGCCTGGGTGGCCGAGTTGGAGGGGCGGTCCACCCTGCTGGAGCTGGCCGACGACTTCGCGATGGAGATGACGCAGGGCCCGGCGCTGCACGGCCCGTCGAAGGCCTCACCGGGGTGGCTGGCCCGCTATCCGCGTGGCTGA
- a CDS encoding DUF397 domain-containing protein, translating to MAIIQGATDTWTKSSYSGGNGACVEVKSPVAASIAVRDSKVPAGPSITFVPDAWNAFVREVGTRSL from the coding sequence ATGGCCATTATTCAGGGCGCCACGGACACCTGGACGAAGTCCTCGTACTCCGGCGGGAACGGCGCGTGCGTCGAGGTCAAGTCCCCCGTCGCCGCCTCGATCGCGGTCCGCGACTCGAAGGTCCCCGCGGGCCCGTCGATCACGTTCGTGCCGGACGCGTGGAACGCGTTCGTCCGCGAGGTGGGCACCCGCTCCCTCTGA
- a CDS encoding helix-turn-helix transcriptional regulator, giving the protein MASNVNPTVRRRRLGMELRRLREQRGMTAEEVAERLLVSQSKISRLENGRRSISQRDVRDLCGVYEVEDRRIVDSLMQMAKDSRQQGWWHAFGDIPYSVYIGLETDAASLRVYEPQIVPGLLQTRPYAQAVITGALPEAPAAEIDKRVNVRTRRQDRINDEEKPLRLWAVIDEGALRRVVGSRELMVAQLETLIEQSHLPHVTVQVLPFEMGAHTGISGHYAILEFPEAADSSVVYIEGVTSDLYLEKPNDVQRYTVMYEHLRAQALGVEQSRRFMARIAKDHAESEPPALPGPHRH; this is encoded by the coding sequence GTGGCGTCCAATGTCAATCCCACCGTCAGGCGACGCAGACTGGGCATGGAGCTCCGCAGGCTGCGCGAACAGAGGGGCATGACGGCGGAGGAGGTGGCGGAGCGCCTGCTGGTCTCGCAGTCGAAGATCAGCCGCCTGGAGAACGGCCGCCGTTCGATCAGCCAGCGCGACGTGCGCGACCTGTGCGGGGTGTACGAGGTCGAGGACCGGCGGATCGTCGACTCGCTCATGCAGATGGCGAAGGACTCGCGGCAGCAGGGCTGGTGGCACGCCTTCGGCGACATCCCGTACAGCGTGTACATCGGTCTGGAGACGGACGCCGCGTCGCTGCGCGTGTACGAGCCGCAGATCGTGCCCGGGCTGCTGCAGACCCGGCCGTACGCGCAGGCCGTCATCACCGGCGCGCTCCCGGAGGCGCCCGCCGCGGAGATCGACAAGCGGGTGAACGTCCGCACGCGCCGTCAGGACCGGATCAACGACGAGGAGAAGCCGCTGCGGCTCTGGGCGGTGATCGACGAGGGCGCGCTGCGCCGGGTGGTCGGCAGCCGCGAGTTGATGGTGGCGCAGCTGGAGACGCTGATCGAGCAGTCGCACCTGCCCCACGTCACCGTGCAGGTGCTGCCGTTCGAGATGGGCGCGCACACGGGGATCAGCGGGCACTACGCGATCCTGGAGTTTCCCGAGGCGGCCGACTCGTCCGTCGTCTACATCGAGGGCGTGACCAGCGACCTGTACCTGGAGAAGCCGAACGACGTGCAGCGGTACACGGTGATGTACGAGCACCTGCGCGCCCAGGCGCTGGGGGTGGAGCAGAGCCGGCGGTTCATGGCGCGGATCGCGAAGGACCACGCGGAGAGCGAGCCGCCCGCCCTCCCGGGGCCGCACCGGCACTGA
- a CDS encoding GPP34 family phosphoprotein has translation MGKSRRTLPEELLLLALDPATGTTAQPQSLDLGLAGAQLVELALAGRIAPDGDRIAVVMPRPTGDPTLDSALKLLRRRGSPVRAVHWIGGPRLGLRQTYLSHLERCGMVHAVESQMCGVLPTTRYQATDTAISREIRARLDRAIRTGVPPDPRTAALAALAHAVGLGKHLYPGNEGRSSRSRLRDLIRHDPMGGLVAHAVMDVQNGVGAQPRRTATPGGTGRQAVAAPMRSPSRSGPGSMDRVAAG, from the coding sequence ATGGGCAAGAGCCGCAGAACACTTCCGGAAGAGCTTCTGCTGCTCGCTCTGGACCCGGCCACGGGTACCACAGCGCAGCCGCAGTCGCTCGACCTCGGCCTGGCCGGAGCACAGCTAGTGGAGCTGGCTCTGGCAGGACGGATAGCCCCTGACGGGGATCGTATCGCCGTGGTGATGCCACGGCCGACAGGAGATCCGACGCTGGACTCCGCACTGAAGCTGCTGCGCAGGCGCGGCAGTCCGGTACGGGCCGTCCACTGGATAGGCGGGCCCCGGCTGGGGCTGCGTCAGACCTACCTCTCGCACCTGGAGCGGTGCGGCATGGTCCATGCCGTCGAGAGCCAGATGTGCGGAGTACTGCCGACGACCCGCTACCAGGCGACGGACACCGCCATCAGCCGGGAGATCAGGGCCCGGCTGGACCGGGCGATCCGCACCGGTGTGCCGCCGGACCCGCGGACCGCCGCGCTGGCCGCGCTCGCCCACGCGGTGGGGCTCGGCAAGCACCTGTACCCGGGGAACGAGGGGCGCTCGTCGCGTTCCCGGCTCCGTGACCTGATCCGGCACGACCCCATGGGCGGTCTCGTGGCGCACGCCGTGATGGACGTCCAGAACGGCGTGGGCGCGCAGCCCCGCCGCACCGCCACACCGGGGGGCACCGGCCGCCAGGCCGTCGCGGCCCCGATGCGGTCCCCCTCGCGGTCCGGCCCGGGTTCCATGGACCGCGTCGCCGCCGGCTGA